The following are encoded together in the Pirellulales bacterium genome:
- the rffA gene encoding dTDP-4-amino-4,6-dideoxygalactose transaminase — translation MTPRIPFNRPFIAGKELFYIAQAVTQGKIAGDGHFTKECARLMEREFNIPHVLMTPSCTAALEMAAQLCELGPGDEVILPSYTFVSTANAVVRTGARPVFVDIRPDTLNIDENLIAAAITPRTKAIFPVHYAGVSCEMDPILELAAQHNLIVVEDAAQGVNATYQGRALGSLGHMGCYSFHETKNYICGEGGALCVNDERFYERAEIIREKGTNRSRFFRGMVDKYTWVDVGSSHIPSELCGAFLYGQLELRDHIAERRREIYKFYEFHLADLERDGLARLPRIPENCQTNYHMFYLLLPDLAARGALIDHLKQQGILAVFHYVPLHTAPVGQSFGYRAGDLPITEGYSDRLVRLPFYYDLTEADQLEVTSQIKKFLRQTATKRAAA, via the coding sequence ATGACGCCGCGGATTCCGTTCAATCGACCGTTTATCGCCGGGAAAGAGCTATTTTATATCGCCCAGGCGGTTACCCAAGGCAAAATTGCCGGCGACGGCCACTTTACTAAGGAATGCGCGCGGCTGATGGAGCGGGAGTTTAACATCCCCCATGTCTTGATGACGCCATCGTGCACGGCCGCTTTGGAAATGGCCGCCCAACTGTGCGAGCTTGGCCCCGGCGATGAAGTGATCTTGCCTTCATACACGTTTGTCTCGACGGCCAACGCGGTGGTCCGGACCGGCGCGCGGCCGGTGTTTGTTGACATTCGGCCCGACACGCTCAACATTGATGAAAACCTGATCGCGGCGGCCATCACTCCCCGGACCAAGGCGATTTTTCCCGTGCATTACGCGGGAGTCTCTTGCGAGATGGACCCCATATTAGAATTGGCCGCGCAACACAACCTGATTGTGGTGGAGGATGCCGCCCAAGGGGTCAATGCCACGTACCAGGGACGCGCCCTGGGTTCCCTAGGTCACATGGGTTGCTACAGCTTTCACGAGACAAAAAATTACATCTGCGGCGAAGGGGGCGCGCTGTGCGTCAATGACGAACGGTTCTATGAACGGGCCGAAATTATCCGCGAAAAAGGGACCAACCGCAGCCGCTTTTTCCGCGGCATGGTGGACAAGTACACCTGGGTGGATGTTGGTTCGTCGCATATCCCCAGTGAACTGTGCGGCGCGTTTTTGTACGGTCAGTTGGAACTGCGCGACCACATCGCCGAGCGCCGCCGGGAAATCTATAAATTTTACGAATTCCACCTGGCCGACCTGGAACGGGATGGCCTGGCCCGCCTGCCGCGCATCCCCGAAAACTGCCAAACCAACTACCACATGTTTTATCTGCTGCTCCCTGACCTGGCGGCCCGTGGCGCGCTCATCGACCATTTAAAACAGCAGGGCATATTGGCCGTGTTTCATTATGTGCCGCTGCATACCGCCCCGGTCGGCCAAAGTTTTGGTTATCGGGCCGGCGATTTGCCCATTACCGAAGGTTATAGCGATCGGCTGGTGCGGCTGCCGTTTTACTATGACTTGACCGAAGCCGATCAATTAGAAGTCACCAGCCAGATCAAAAAATTCCTCCGCCAAACCGCCACCAAACGCGCGGCGGCCTAA